ctgcctgcctctccaatCTTATCTTGGGCCACCCACCTCCTCACTGACTCCATTCCAGCCAGGCTGACCTTCTTACAGTTACTCAGATATCCCATGATGACTCCTTTTTCCCTAGGATCTTCATCCAGGTTATGACCGCTACACTAGCATTCTTTATATACATGGCTCCTTCCCATCCTTCTGGTCTCAGTGAAATGGCATCTTCTGAGAAGGGCTTTCCCTGAGGACCCAAGCTAAAGTGGGGcctccattttaatttcttcacaaTACCCTGCTCATTTCCTTTTTAAccgttttttaaattatttgtaactACATATTTACTTGTTCATCTAGCATCTTttttggcacagagtaggcatttTAACTTTTCCGGTGAATCAATTAATGAGGAGAAATACCTTAGGTAAGGCCAATTACAAATATTTCCCACTGGCTAATATAAGATGCAATAAAAAAGATCTTaccttgtcaatttttttctttttaacagggGGATCGAACCTATCATTGACTCCAAAATACTGAGTAAGCTCCTTCCACTGGGTTTCCCTCGAGGACTGCTCactgcaggaagagagagaattacTTACGTTTTACACaaaatgtactatttttatttttattgtttttaactgGTAACTACAATTATATAGCAACAACTAGTTTCTATGTTTCAGAGGTAAGTAGGTCAACTATTTGTACAAGCACTACAATACTGTCTAGAATAGACAATATTTCAAATTCTACCTACCTCCGAGATTCTTCTTCATTCTTCAATTTACCTGAAAAGAATTCACAAACTGTCAATATCTAAGTATTTGATTGTTACTTCAAAATTGTTCATCAAAAATTGTTGAGCTAAACTCAATTTAGCTCAACAATTAGCAAGTCACAATTTAACATTAGCAGTATTGACAATTAGcctgaattaaaacaaaacacctttTCTGGatcgttttctttttttctttctgaatcttAAAGTTGAGGTTTTCTGTTCAGAATGTTTTTTATGCAATTCTTGAAATCtctatataaaagtaaaaaaaaagtgagatgcAAATATATTCTGAAGGAAAGCATACATTCAAAAAACACCAAACATattaagtaacaaaaataattattttctagcatttataaaatataaatttaacaaaggcaGCTGAGTTCTTCTTGAGATATGCTATTCTTCAAAACTCTCTCAAAACCTGAGTTGTTATCttcaattatttctaaataaatcaaTCTGATAATCTGAGAGTAAAATTCAATGACTCATACAGACGACAAAgagataaaattaatatataaactCCTTATGTATTATGTTAGGCAAAGTAGCTAATTCtactaaatgtttttttcttcctctttttatgaaaaacaaaacaaaaatgaaaccaagTATCTGAGTGGCCAGTGGGTTGACCACAGACCCAGGGAATAATAAAGGCATTCTGAGCCAATCCTCCCTAACTATTCCCTCCCAGGAACACACACATTCTGACTGTGGCAGAGACACCCAGGAGCAGGCACAAACGCACAGGCTTTCACAAGAACAGCAGAGAAAACCTACATTCCACGTGCTGAAAGGAATTCCAGAGGGACACTCTTCATATGCATTCACATTTGCTTCTCCTTTGGCTTCCATTCCATCTGTAGGGAAATCTGAGCTCTCTGTTTTTGTTATGGTcccatcttctttatcttccTGTAAGTTAAGTCCAGAATTCTCTAACGTGGCTTCATCTTCAGAACTCAACTCAATATCACTTTCATTTAGGCCAGGAGGTAGCAGCCCACTCCACATCTTTTcttctaaagggaaaaaagatgaatttaaacatataaagaagagatggaaagaattttaaaaccattAAAAGACACCCCAAGAGTCAAATAATTATACCAATGGTTTGGAAGCAGTCCATCTAAACTTTTTTAAGATCTAAAATGGAATGTACCCTccatagtaaaataattaaaatcttcacttgtaaaaataaaaaaagtgtaaAGCAGTTTAAGCAAGTTTGTGTAAAGACAGTCCTCCAGATGAATGACTTAAGGAAAACAGCACTTTGATTCTTTAACAAATGGATAATTTTGtctaaaaaaggaaattcagtaaaaatattcATTGCTCAAGAATGTTAAGACCCTAACAATATACACTGCAGACAATTTAAGAATTATACTACTATATTTCAAGCTATAacaatttgagaagaaaataaaattaaatgcttcACCTGTATTTGGTATAAAATTTTCAGGGGACTTATTGTCTAAGGAGCAGGAAAACAattattcaaaggaaaatttttaagcCGTGCAAGTAGCTTGAAGAAAGTATGATGATAAAAAGGATGccctagttttaaattttatgtttgctAAAATAACACTAAATGGAGTATAATCCTaacaatttaacaaaaatgtacagCTTTTCTGTATAACAATACTGTATTTGGGAAACAAATGTTAAAGTTCAGGATAATATTTATCACAGCTATATAGTCCATTGGTAGAGGGAACCATTAACTAttgttaataaaaatgatttaaaaaattagagttgTAATCATTTGCTAAAATTCAGATAACTGCGTACCTTTTCACAATGGAGCTCCACAGCACAGTCTATTTTAGCATACACACTGAGCTAAAACCATCTGAACTAAAACCATCTTAGCTCAAAAGATGTCTAAAATAGAGAAGCTGGTTATACTGCTCATGATTTACTcttctgaagaaataaaatggaaagatagaaatCGTTCTTGCTGAGTTTTCTGCCTCCTAGTGTGATGAACCAGTAAGAAAACCACCCCCATTCTCTCTGAGACAAAGGCATCAGGATTTTGCATTACTCTGAATAATGGATGCCTGAGATCTTTTAAGGACCTCCTCCCAGGTCCAAAGAATCAGATCTTACTTTGTGAGGTTTGGGTCCAGCCCCATCAGTTGCTGGCTCTCTGAAACATCCTCATCAAAATATTCTCTTGGCTTTTTAAGAGGAAGGGCTCTGACATCTAACTGCTCCAATTGGAATCCTGATTCCACATACACTGGTGGTGTAAGGGAGTCATTTTTAACACCTCGGCCCCTCAGTTTTTCCTCTGGATGCAGGGATAATTATACTGCGTACAGGGTTGTCctgaggattaaatcagataagCCAGGAAAACAACACAGGTTTAGGATGTTGTAGGGGCTCGATCAATGCTAAGTTCTTTTcgctattactattatttctgcGGCCACGGACTGCATTTTTACCATTTCCGTCATGGGTGGCAGCATTCATAAGGTAGTTTTGAAGTTTCTAATGTTTCAGGTGCATTCACTTAGCAAATGATGCAAATAATTTCGTTCCCTGAGTTCCAAGTATGACATGAAGTTTGTATAGAAAATGCTGGTGTGTGGTTTTCTGAAAGCAGcaataaaaccagaaacaaatTACCAAGAAGACAATGGAGCCGAAGCTTCAAAAGGTTATTCCCTTGCACAGGCTTTCCAAAGCACTAtacttaattttctatttaggatctgtattcctttttttaaagaggacACCCAAAATTATATGAGCTGCAGGGCCCATAAAACCTGGATCCATCCCTAAACCCGGTCTGAAGATTTGAAAAGTTGTAACGGAGGAAGTCTTGAGATACTTTGCTAGCACATACAACAGCATGTAAAATATGCAATATTGAAAAACGGATGTTATGCTATTAATAAAAATACCTCTATTGTTCTGAGGAGCAAAGAGAGGGGAGCAACAATAAGCTCCAACATGACTTTGACACTGGCATATAATATACCTTTAGGCTCATTATCCATTTCAGGACTTAAAGATTCTAACAAATTTCAGATTTAGCCTTCTCAGCATAATTGGGGTTCTATGTTTGAAACCAGTGTTCCCTTTCCCTGTCCATAGTGTCTTTTgcatacctactgtgtgccaggcactcttcaaGACACGAGGACAGCAGTAtacaaaacaggcaaaaacacCTAACCTCACAGAAGCGACATTCTACACACATGGCAAGCTTCTGTCCAGCAGCGGCCAAGCACCGCTCAGCTGTGGCTGCTCATGAAAGACGTGCCTCTCAGACGGGCACAGTTCTTCCACTGGACCACTGCTTCACCAGCTCTGCAGGGTGAGTCTATGCTTTGGGCACCCAAACGTGCTGCACCTTCAGGAGCAGTCTTGCTTGCCCTGGACTCAGCCCTCAAGCAGTTCTCCATTTTTGATCCCTTTTTGGACTTCCTCAAAATCATCTATTTTTAGCTCTTGCTGATGTGGCATTAAAAAAATGCCTTCAGGATGGCATTGGCTGGTACGATAATTCCTTGTGTGTGCCCacggaaaaaagaaaaattaaaataactttttaaaagtggaCTCTATGTTCAAATCcataaaataaggcaaaattcAAATAAGGTATGTTTCTGAACTCAGTTCCTGAACATCTTTAAAGTGATGTGCTATTCTCTTaagactgtaaaaaaaaaacacaaggacAACTTGGTGGCCACTGATAAACACACAGGACTCACTGAAGAGGCTGCAAAGTGGAGTTGCCCACGTGAGCAATGGCTCGACTGCAAATCAGCCAATATGGAGTGGCTGCTTTGTGACTCGCTTTGGGCTCATGTTTGAAAACACTGTCTTTCTGTTCATAGCATATACACGTCGTTCACACATGTACAATTGTACTCCGGTATCAACTGGTACTCTGTTAGGCCTCCTGTCATTCCTGTTTTGGCTGCTCTGGAGGACGGTCCTCTATTTGTTTGAAGTGTCTCTCCCCCCACGTCTTTCAGAGTGTACTCCTTTATTTTAAAGCCGTTCACTCCAAATTACCCCTTAAATGTGAAGCTTACTCAGGCATTCTCAAGACATGTGATATACCTGAGAACTAGAAACTAAGTTTTTTTAGTAAAGATTATAGTCAGGTCTATGTGACAGTTGATATATTAATACGGAAGCTTTCATTTTTTAGTCTGtaactcaaataattttttaatttaatcattttagccccaaagaagacgTAAATGATTCAGAATTCCcttttttctctgtggttttgaaTATCACCTTCTTTATTTCACACACTCTCTACCTCTGGAATTAAGATTTTTTCCATTCCACAATTATTCTTCAGAAAAATTCGGTGTATACTATGTAGAAAACATCTTTTGTGCTAGGTTGACACAACTTTCTGtgaactgaaaatatttctgtgtCATCCTGGCCTGAATGGCTGGGTTTTCTTTCGCCCGTGAAAACCAACCACAGTCAGTATTTAGCACACTTGGGCAGAGCGCAGTGCATCAACAACACGACACAGTTCAGCAGTTCCTAATCTAAGGTTTTTACAAAGTTCTATGAAGAGACTAACAGAGGTCTCTAACCCAATTTCAATATTCAAAAAAcctgacatattttatttttcctcagacAATATCATCCACTTTTAGGCAAAGGGACTTAAATTCAATGTAGTATTATTCTTCACCACATATGCGTTCATCAGAGGCTCTGATTGGTAGCCACAGATctgacttttattaaaaaaataataatagtgaataTATTTCAGTAGACACAACCTTTCAAAATATGGCATCCATGGAGATAGCAAATTATAAAAGGGGTTCTGGGTTGTAAAAGGACTGGGAATGACGGGGACAGCATGGAAGAACGGTTTTGAAAGTAAGAAGATGGGTTTCTAGTCTTGAACAACATAATTGTAGGCAAGCCACCACATCTGTGTGGGTCTCCATCCTTAAGCTATAAAATGAAGAGCTTGATCAGATGATCTCTGAAATGTACTGCAACTCTAAAACGTTTCTTTATGGATCGTAACATTGTATGCGCTCAAATGCCCAGTCACCTCACTCTCTGCTCTAACACTCCATTTTCTCCCTGGCAGATGCAACACTGATTAAACCCCACCAGCCCAGGAGATAAAGTTCTTTCCTCAACCTAGCTGCCCTGGCCAAGACTGCCGGTCTTCAAGAAGACTGTACTTCAGACAGGACACCTGAAAGATGttctggagaaagagaaggatacGCCAGTCACAACAGAAGAAACAGAaccagaaagaggaaacaaagcagGTCATTGCTATACACGGCACACAAACAAAGTGACAGGCACGGATGTACcattaatcctcataacaacctttCCACTAGGAATTGCTCTCTTCTACAGACGAAGTAACTGACTTGCCTAATGGACTGTGATCcacttattttacaaaaatggaacTCTATGGCTTCAAATTATAAACTTTTAGACGGCAGAATTTCAAGTAGTAATATATTCCTGGAGACAAATATTGGAAAGTGTGTCTGAAGAATGATTCTAGCCTGTAATTCCAGACTTGTTAAAATTtg
The DNA window shown above is from Equus quagga isolate Etosha38 chromosome 2, UCLA_HA_Equagga_1.0, whole genome shotgun sequence and carries:
- the FAM204A gene encoding protein FAM204A isoform X1, whose translation is MWSGLLPPGLNESDIELSSEDEATLENSGLNLQEDKEDGTITKTESSDFPTDGMEAKGEANVNAYEECPSGIPFSTWNRFQELHKKHSEQKTSTLRFRKKKRKRSRKGKLKNEEESRSEQSSRETQWKELTQYFGVNDRFDPPVKKKKIDKSGLEKSVDQAVEEWDIEKAEELSNQLATRELGVKIAKAVACHNFVKAKKDAENSQVARKKKKLAWGFEAKKRWETKSNMGYM
- the FAM204A gene encoding protein FAM204A isoform X2 — its product is MWSGLLPPGLNESDIELSSEDEATLENSGLNLQEDKEDGTITKTESSDFPTDGMEAKGEANVNAYEECPSGIPFSTWNRFQELHKKHSEQKTSTLRFRKKKRKRSRKGKLKNEEESRSEQSSRETQWKELTQYFGVNDRFDPPVKKKKIDKLGVKIAKAVACHNFVKAKKDAENSQVARKKKKLAWGFEAKKRWETKSNMGYM